A segment of the Gemmatimonadota bacterium genome:
CCAGATTCCTACGGTCGCAAAGTTAATCAGCATGAAGCTGGGTTAATTCAAAAAGAATTGGATAAATACCTAAAGGAGCCAGACGATGCCTAAGCGTAAACCCCACCACGATAAAAAAGATGTGTTGGACGGCAGTCCACCACCATCCTGTTCACGTGGACGGCCCGTTGAATACCCACTGCCACCACCTATCCCTGCTACACCAGAGAAGCTTGCGCGGGCCGTAGCGAATACGCCGCCGCCGAAGGAGTGGGAGTATATGAAACAGAAAAGGACGAAGAAATGAATCAACCTGAAGTAAGACCAGGAGAGTGCATATGGGTTGGTAATCGAAAGGTTTGTGTTCTTAGGATACTGGATAATGGAGACATTTATGTAGGTACTTCCAATATCCAGGCACAAGAGGCCAGAAACCTTACAAACCAATCGGTGAGACAGTGATATGGGAAGGGGATAGATGGAGTTTCAAGGTCAAAGGTGTTAGCGGTGGATACATAGATGAGATGAGCCAAGAAGCCAGCATAATGAGAGATTGTCTTTAATCATTTTACAATTCACTGCGAGTTCCGGTGTGTTTACCTTTCGATGTAATTACCACAAGAATCCACAGTTAGATTCAACGTAAACCACTGATTCCAAGGAGCAACTCATGTCCGTATCGAGACGGGAGTTCATGGGCATCGTGTCGACTGCCGCGCTTGCGGGCGTCGCCGGCGCAGCGTGCGATAACGAGGCGAGTCAGACCCCGGTCGACGCCACGGCGCAGGTCCTCTCCGGCGACGATCCCCTGGGCGTTCGCGCGGACTTTCCGGTCGCCAGTGAATCCCTTTACCTGAATACGCCCTACATCGGTCCGTCGCCCCAGCCCGCGGTGGACAAGACCATCGAGTTCCTCGCGGCCAAGTCCCGCGATCCCGTCCTGCTCGGCGACATGCTCGAGGAGGAGGAAGCCGTGCGGGAGAAGTTTGCCCGCCTCATCCGCGCCCAGATCGGCGAGATCGGCCTGGTGTCGTCCACCAGCGAGGGCGAGAACATCGTGGTCAATTCCCTGGGCCTGAAGGCCGGGGACAACGTGGTGATCGACGATCTCCACTACATGACGTCGCTGGTTATGTACAGCCAGCTGGCCGAGACCCTGGGTATCGAAACGCGCATCGTCCGGAACGTGGACGGCGTGGCTTCGCCCGAAGCCTTCGCCGACATGGTGGACGAGAACACGAAGCTGGTCTCCGTGGCGTGGATTTCCAACCGGAACGGCTACCGCCACGACCTGAAGGCCCTGGCGGACGTGGCCCATGCGAGCGGCGCGTACCTGTATGCGGACGCCGTACAGGGCGTCGGCATGCTCGATCTCGACGTGGGGCCGACGGGGGTCGATTTCCTCACCACGGGGTCGTACAAATGGCTGCTCGGCGGCTTCGGCGTGGCGCCGTTCTACGTGCGGGAATCGGTGATGGACGTGGTGAAGCCCGATCGCCTGGGGTGGAGAATGGTGGACGAAAGGCTGCCCGACTACCAGTATACGATTTACAAGGATGCGAGGAAATTCGGGTATGCCACACCGGCCTTCGCGGCGATCTACCAACTTTCCGGGTCGCTGGAGTACCTGTTGAACGTGGGAACCGACCAGATCGAACAGCACACGGTCGCCCTGGCGCACCGCCTGCACGCCGGATTGACCGAGCAGGGATTCGAGGTCTTTACGCCGCCCGGTAATCAGTCCGCCATCGTGTCCTTCAACCACGGCGCCGATCACGAAATAATCAGCGGGCAACTCGCCGAATCGGGCGTCCGCCTGTCCTTCCGGGAGAGCAACGCCCAGATCCGCGTGGGGCCCGCCCTGTTCAACAACGAGCAGGACATCGACGCGTTCCTGGACATCACGAAGGGCTGGAGGGAAGCGGCCAGCTAGCCGCGCCTTCTGCCCATGCGCCACCGGACCACGATCGTTTCCGTGACGAATCCACTGTAGAGTGCAGCCACACCGCGGATTGCCCCGTGCAGGTCGAAGAGCGCGAGTACGTTTACGACGATGACGATCGCGCCGGCCCGTGCGGGGCCGCTCGGCGCGATGGCGCCCGTGCGGTGGTCCCGCAGCGCGATCCCGTGGAGGTAGGACCGGATCGTGACAGCGAGCGGAAAAAAGGAGAAGATGATCAGCGGCACGGTGCAGCGCACGGCGAAATCGTGATCCACGCCGATCAGGGTCTCCAGCAGGAAAAACCTCACCGGGGTCCAGAACATCAGGACCATGGTCCCAAAGGAAATCAGACCGCAGATGGCCGTGAATCGTCGGATGATCCGGCCTTCCGGATCCTGCCGCTGAAAGGCGGGCGGCAGGTTCTTGAGTTCGTTCAGCCACCCGTAGGGCAGATGGGCGAGGGCGTACACGATGGTGAGCACGGCCAGGGATTCCGTGCCGTCCGCGCCTCGGGCGACGAACAGGTTGATGATGGGCCGGCTCAAGGCCTGAATGCCGATCGTTACGGCCAGGGGCCAGTAGAACCGCAGTACGTAGGCCGCGGTCAACGGAAGCTGTCTCCGGGAGACCTGTTCGCCGGCCGCATCCTGCCGGGCCGCATCCCGTCCAGCCGCATCCTGTCCAGCCGCATCCTGTCCAGCCGATCGCTCCCCTTCCGTGCTCCCGCCTTTCCGCAGTGATCTCCGAACGAATCGCCGGTAGCCGTAGATGATCACGGCCAGTTCCGTCAGGACGCCGAAGTAGGTCGCGGCCACCGGCAGCAGAATGGGATCGGCCTGAACGGTCGGCGTCGGAAGGAACAGGAACACGGACACCACGCTCATGCTGATGCCTGCCATCATGGCATAACTGATGATGTCGGTCCGACGCACCCGCAACAGGAGTCCCGACAGGAACCTCGTGATGCCCACGATCAGCGGTATGGGCAGCAGGAGTCCGAGCGCGCCGCGCACCGTGCCGCCGAGGATCGGGTCCACAGCGTGAAGCTCGTCGATCACCCATAGTCCAACCGGTGTAAATGCCAGACACCCGAGGATGAGGAAGTGCACGCCGCCGAAACCGGCGACGCATCGAAACACGGTGTGGAAGGTCGCCCGGTCCCGGACGAGGACCATGGACATCTGCCGGGTTTGGGAGACGGTGCCGGTCAGGAAAGACGTCAGTCCCCAGGCGATCCCGTACGCGGCCAGGGTTTCGGTAGGTCGGGGCACACGGGCGATGCCGCCGTTGATGACCTGGATGCCCAGTTCGTAGATCAGTTCGGTGATGACGAGGGGGAGGAGGAACCAGAAAAGGGTTCGGTACATGGTAGGAGAGTATAGCCGGGCGGGTTACGGGGGTCAAGTTATGGTAAAGATACTAGGAGGCTTCCCTTTTCTGTAGCACCAGAGATTTCCCTGTAAAGAGTAAATACGAGAAATGAGTAGACACGGTATTTTACTTAAACCAAGGTTTGTCGTCGTTCTGTAATCTAGTCAATCACTCGCATGGAACGAAAGATCGTTCGGAATATCAGATTTTGTTTCTGTAACTGACGATGTATATTCGAGTTTGTTCTAACCCTAACCACGCTTACGTAATGAAGGAGCATTTGAATGCCAATTCCGTTGGCTGCAATTGGTGTTGCCGTTGCCACTGCTGTAGCGAACTGTACGATTTTGCTTTTGGGAAAAAGTAAAATAAAGAGAGAGCAAGAATCATATGATAGTAGACTTAGGGAATTTAGATCTTTTGAGAAACACTATAGGCGAAAGATAAAAAAACTCGAGGCTCGTTTTGAGGTTTTAGGGAAAAGAAAACTTCAGTCTCTCAACACAATGAAACTCGCTGTGGACTTTATAAAAAAGGCGAGAATACGTGATCGAGATTTAAATTATCTGTTACAAATTACACAGCAAAAAATAGAGGTTTGGGAGGGCGTTACGGTCCAAGCTACGGAAATGATTGGTGGTTTAACTAAGAGCTTAGGAGCGGGGACTGCTACGGGTGTAGCAATATATAGTGCAGTGGGAGCNNNNNNNNNNNNNATAAGTGGGCTTAGTGGTGCTGCTGCAAAGAGTGCGACACTCGCTTGGTTTGGCGGCGGATCAATCGCATCGGGAGGCGGTGGTGTTGCTATTGGTTCAGCAGTCTTAGGAGGTGTCGTTGCAGTGCCAGCCACATTAGTAACAGGTTTTTTTATTGGCAATAAAGTTCAGAAAGTCAAAACCGAAGTAGAGAAGAAAAAGTCCGAAATGGACATTGCTCAAGCGCAAATGGTTCAGCAAATCGATGTAACTGAAATCGCACTAAAACGAATTGATGAATTGTACGATTCTATCGAGAAAACAGAACAGGCACTTGAAACCCTAGTAACCAATGGTGATCCTGCGAATCTCGATGATTTATACAGGGTAGCGCAAACCGCAAAGACTTTGGGAGAACTGTTGGACGTAGTAATCACTGACAAGAACGGGAAACTGATAGTTGATCACAATCAATAACTACAACATTCATTGTTCTTTCTACGGACAATCGAATATCCAATTTAGGTATAACTGGAAGAATAGGATAGATCATGTCTAACAGAAAAAAGTTTGTTAGGAAAACCGTAAACTCCATTGATGTGGGAGATGCGTTATCTGTTATTAAGGAGGGTATAAACTTTTACAAGATTCGACAAGAGGAGCAGACAAAGAGAGAACAGATTTGGTCAAAGAGAAGCGTTCTCATTACCGCGCTTAATAATGAAAAGGAAGCAATTCTGACATACTTCGAGCTTAGGTTCGCCGAGCGTAAAGGTGCACTCGAACAGTTTTATATCATACTTAATCGAGCAGTAGAATCTGGAAATGAAGCTCAACTCCAAACCGCACTAAACGGGATTCTAGGTGTTATACAAGAAAACCCACTTAAAGACTTTGCAGAATTCAAAAACAACATGGCGAATTCGAACTATAGGTTGGAATTGTAACTTCCTCAGAAACTGCCCTGTTCCGGATAAATCATCAACAGACTTTGTTAACTTGATACATCGCGACAAGAAATTTAGCATGATCCCCCGCGATCACTGGCTCATCGGTTCCAAGGGCGTATACCACGGCACCATCGGCGGATCCTGGACGCGCATCGGCGCCCAGGAGTACGGTATTTCGAGCCTGATCCGTGAACCGGGCCGCCTGGTGGCGGGCGCGAGCTGGGGCAGCGGACTCTGGGAATGGCCGTACGACGCGGACCAGGCCGACCAGGCCGACCAGCCTGCACATGCCGCCCAATCCGACCGCTGGAAGCAACTGCACGACGAGACGCTCACCGAGATCATGGCCATCGCAGCGATCGCAGGATCGCCGGGTGTGATTGCTGGATCCCCCTACGGCATCGCCACGGGTCGCTACGACGACCTCGGGGCGGTCCGCTGGACGCATCACTCGGACGCACTTCGCGTCAATGAGCGTTTCACCAACGCCATTCTCGTGCATCCGGAAGAGCCCACGACGTGGTTGATCGGCACCGAAGGCGGCGTACTGATCGCGGACGACTCGGGAGCGGCGTGGCGGCGGACCAGTATTTCGGGTACCGCAGTACGCGCGCTGGCGTGTATCCACGGGCAGTTCTGGGCAGGCACCGACGACAGGGGGATCTGGCGCAGCGAGGACGGTGAGCGCTGGGATTCGGCGGGCCATACGGCAGACGGAGGCGCGGTCTTCGAACTGATGCGGGTCGGCGACGATATCGTTGCCGCCACGGAACACGGCGTGGCCATCGGCGATGGATCGGGCCACTGGGTACGCAGGGGACCCCGCCACCTGTGCGCGGCCATACGATGCCATCCCGGTTCGACGTCGACGTGGCTGGCCGGCGCCACACCGGGCGGGCTGTGGTACACGGATGATGGCGGCCACACGTGGCATCAGATTCCGGGATTCGTAAACGTTCGCGCAATTATTGCACCAGAAGCATAGAAAACAATACATGGACCAGGCAACTTACAACAGGCAGGTCGACGAGCGGGCCGACCGGGTCGTCCGAAACTGGTCGAAGCGGGACGGCGGCGGTCTCTGGGATCTGAACGCGCACCTGGCGACGGGCATGGACGACGCGAAGGTAGTAGACATCGTGCGGAACGCGCTTTCGGACCAGACGGACGGATGGGGAGGCCGCCCCGCCGGCGGTCCGTTCCACGTATATCCCTGCGGCGCGCTCATCGCCCGGTGGCCCGACCGGCTGCCGGAGGAAGCTTTGGGGATCATCCGGGATTTCATGATGGACGGTGTCCTCGAGCGCGGCAACACGGAGAACCACTGGCTGATGTTCTACGTGGGCAACCTGCTGGCGGCGGAACGGTGGCCGGACGCGAATTACATGTGGAACGGCCTGTCCGCGGAAGCCAACCGGGCCGAGGCCATGCGCTGGATCCTCGGGATGATCGAACGCACCGCCGTCAACGGCCACCACGAATACGACTCCCCCCAGTACCACGTGGAGCACATGGTGCCGATGATCACGCTCGCGGACCACGCTGCCGACCCCCACCTGCGCCACCAGGTCGAACAGGTGCTGGCCCTGTACGTGGCGGACATGGCACTGGAGTATTACTACGGATCCTGGGCGGGCGGTCACAGCCGCGAAGGCTACCGGGAGAACACCTGGAGGAAATCCGGCGCGATCTCCGCGTTGCAGTACTTATATTTCGGCGACGAGGAGTTCGAACCAAAGCACCACGTCCATGGCTTTTGCATTCCGCCGGCCACGGCCGCCTACCGACCTCCGGCTCTATTCGCGGAGATGGCGGTGGACCGGTCCACGGCCCACGTCGTCAAGAAGACCAAGGCGCCCAGGACGATCTACCGCCGCGTAGAGCACGAGGCGCGGCCGATCCGGAAGTACACTTACATGAGTCCGTCCTTCGCCCTCGGGTCGTCGCAGCTGGGCCTGCCGGGCCCCGGGGCCGGCCCCATCGACCTGATTTCCTGGGACCTGACGTGGCGGGGAGAGAACCATCAGGCCAAGATCTGCTGCAATCACCCCTATCGCAGCCCGGAACGGTTCAGCGCCTTTCTCGTGGGCTATCCGCAGCAGATCAGAAGGCAGATCGGATCCGACAAGCCCTATCTACAGTGGCCCGATCGGCTCTTCGGGGCGTCGCCCTACGAGCGAATGATGCAGCACGAGGGCACCGTCATCGTCCTGTACAAGATCCCGCCCGACGACGAGGCGCCTTTCATCAACCTGTTTCTGCCCCGGTCGATCGGCTGGGTGGAACGCGACGGCTGGATCATGGGAGATACCGGCGCCGGCGCCTATATCGCCCTCTATCCGATCGGTCCCTACGCGTGGTCGGAGATCCGGGAGGAAGGGTCCATGCGCCACTTGGCGGCGAATCCCGACCAGATCGACGGCTGGCTCCTCAGGATCCCGGACCTGCATGGCGGACTGGTGCTTGAAGCCAGGGAGGCGGACAGCGAGCAATCGTTTGAAGCGTTCTGCGCGCGCCGGGCCGCTTTATCACCCGACCTGTCCGGATGGCCGGGGAGCGACCGCGTCGCCGTCGAGACGCTGGACGGAAACCAGATGGAGATGTACTTCGATGGCCAGCATGGTCAGCATGGCCAGCACAGGGTGGACGGCGAGGCCATCGACTACGACGCCTACCCGCTGTACGAGGCGCCCGGGGTGGACGCGCCTGCCGGAACAGGCAAGATGACGTTTCGCAAGGGGGACCAGGAAGTCAGGCTGGACTTCGGAGTCGACGCCTCGAAACCCCTTCTGCCCATACGGGTGATCGGCTAGTAAAGCGCGACGGCTATATTCACCACCCACACCGCCACCCCCGCCTTCCCCTCAGTCTTCTTCCAACCCGTCCCACGACACTTCCGCGCCCAGGGCGCGCAGGTTCTCCACGAAATTCGGATGGGCCCGGTTGATGGACTCCGCGCCGTTGATGACGCTCGTGCCCGGGATGCTCGCGGCGGTCATGTACAGGGCCACGGCCGCCCGGATGATGTAGGGCGCTTCCACCGTGGCCGGCTGAAGGGGACGATTGCCGAAGACGATGATGCGGTGGGGGTCGTTGATGACCGCGTGGGCGCCGAACTTGACCAGTTCCGAGATCCAGAAGAAGGCGCCTTCGTACACCTTGTTCCAGAACATGATCGATCCCTCGGCCCGGAT
Coding sequences within it:
- a CDS encoding aminotransferase class V-fold PLP-dependent enzyme — protein: MSVSRREFMGIVSTAALAGVAGAACDNEASQTPVDATAQVLSGDDPLGVRADFPVASESLYLNTPYIGPSPQPAVDKTIEFLAAKSRDPVLLGDMLEEEEAVREKFARLIRAQIGEIGLVSSTSEGENIVVNSLGLKAGDNVVIDDLHYMTSLVMYSQLAETLGIETRIVRNVDGVASPEAFADMVDENTKLVSVAWISNRNGYRHDLKALADVAHASGAYLYADAVQGVGMLDLDVGPTGVDFLTTGSYKWLLGGFGVAPFYVRESVMDVVKPDRLGWRMVDERLPDYQYTIYKDARKFGYATPAFAAIYQLSGSLEYLLNVGTDQIEQHTVALAHRLHAGLTEQGFEVFTPPGNQSAIVSFNHGADHEIISGQLAESGVRLSFRESNAQIRVGPALFNNEQDIDAFLDITKGWREAAS